A genomic segment from Salvia splendens isolate huo1 chromosome 13, SspV2, whole genome shotgun sequence encodes:
- the LOC121760017 gene encoding IRK-interacting protein-like, with protein sequence MAAINQESNGENGMVCRRDIEAAMAKAVELRALHASLLQQGKSSPLSRHATYFSAQDYPVFTPSYEDEPLEGYGQSLPENWKEYNLDARNHTQTIPSDYRTANASSRKGYLRGANHDNSIVCSRSNIAALPEYSKSRRTSLGDIESVSSCNKFRPPVSDDVDSPMKSSRKSNIVLPLTDSHSSLHPNTKHKGLSLSWLFPKLKKKNSPVLSQPGEVSVSQMLSDLGVLSMEALGRELNEAHERRDAALVEAAEMKKSLGELGQKLEYLETYCEEMKKALRQAKPAEKEKLVTLPNTESTMPVSGEVMVEGFLQMVSEARLSVKQFCKTLLAQIEETDHTLLESLNSKLSLNAKYSKAVVYHLEAIINLSMYQDFENCVFQKNGAPKLLDRQQECQARFQLFVALRNLSWNEVLRKGTRYYSDEFSRFCDQKMSGIIVALGWMRPWPEQLLQAFFVAAKCIWLLHLLAFSFNPAVGILRVEENKAFEARFMEDVFGSKQRASRVKMMVMPGFYMNHHQVLRCKVLCTYKPVV encoded by the exons ATGGCGGCAATCAACCAAGAATCCAACGGTGAAAATGGGATGGTTTGCAGGAGAGATATTGAAGCCGCCATGGCGAAAGCTGTGGAGCTCAGAGCTCTTCATGCTTCGCTGTTGCAGCAGGGGAAGTCTTCCCCTCTCTCTCGCCATGCTACCTACTTTTCTGCTCAAGATTACCCTGTTTTTACCCCG AGCTACGAAGACGAACCACTGGAAGGGTACGGGCAAAGTCTTCCTGAAAACTGGAAGGAATACAACTTGGACGCCAGAAACCACACTCAAACCATCCCATCAGATTACAGAACTGCGAATGCTTCTTCAAGGAAAGGCTATCTACGCGGAGCCAATCACGATAACTCCATCGTATGTTCTCGTTCCAACATTGCCGCCCTACCAGAATACTCCAAGTCCAGGAGGACCAGTTTAGGAGACATCGAATCCGTATCATCTTGCAACAAATTCAGGCCGCCAGTCTCAGACGACGTGGACAGCCCGATGAAGAGCAGCAGGAAGTCCAACATCGTCCTGCCACTGACAGACTCACATTCCTCTCTCCACCCGAACACCAAACACAAAGGCCTTAGCTTGTCCTGGTTGTTTCCGAAGCTCAAGAAGAAGAACTCGCCGGTATTGTCACAGCCCGGGGAGGTTTCCGTATCCCAAATGCTCAGCGACTTGGGAGTCCTGTCGATGGAGGCATTGGGTAGAGAGCTAAACGAGGCGCACGAGAGGAGAGACGCAGCGTTGGTTGAGGCTGCGGAGATGAAGAAATCACTTGGGGAACTCGGGCAGAAGCTTGAGTACTTGGAGACTTATTGCGAGGAGATGAAGAAGGCCTTGAGACAAGCTAAGCCTGCTGAGAAAGAGAAACTCGTGACGCTTCCAAACACAGAGAGTACAATGCCGGTGAGCGGAGAAGTGATGGTGGAGGGGTTCTTGCAGATGGTGTCCGAGGCGAGGCTCTCGGTCAAGCAGTTCTGCAAGACCCTCCTCGCGCAGATTGAGGAAACAGATCACACTCTGCTTGAAAGTCTAAACTCGAAGCTCTCGCTAAATGCGAAATACTCCAAAGCAGTTGTGTACCATTTGGAGGCGATCATAAACCTGTCGATGTACCAGGACTTCGAGAACTGTGTGTTCCAGAAAAACGGAGCCCCAAAGCTCTTAGACCGACAGCAGGAATGCCAGGCACGTTTCCAGCTCTTTGTGGCGCTGCGAAACTTGAGCTGGAACGAAGTTTTGAGGAAAGGGACCAGGTATTATAGTGACGAGTTTAGTCGATTCTGTGATCAGAAGATGAGCGGAATCATTGTGGCGTTGGGGTGGATGAGGCCGTGGCCGGAGCAGCTCCTTCAGGCGTTCTTCGTGGCTGCCAAGTGCATCTGGCTGCTCCATCTGCTTGCGTTCTCGTTCAATCCGGCTGTGGGGATTCTGAGAGTGGAGGAAAACAAGGCGTTCGAGGCGCGGTTCATGGAAGATGTTTTCGGGAGTAAGCAGCGAGCGAGCAGGGTGAAGATGATGGTGATGCCGGGCTTCTATATGAACCATCATCAAGTGCTTAGATGTAAGGTTCTTTGTACATATAAACCAGTTGTTTGA